A single Kryptolebias marmoratus isolate JLee-2015 linkage group LG7, ASM164957v2, whole genome shotgun sequence DNA region contains:
- the LOC108248600 gene encoding uncharacterized protein LOC108248600 isoform X6, which translates to MSRPPYMPPYASGNQTSSQDQYGPSGRSDREPWRAQHYSGPDFGFSSSAASSATPDHLGRPAPPVLDLPVSYRTEQRTVRSETDVKISVDSYLSRVREEVRHEASSRGPRFADTRRDELFPPSSRDVPSYPDVDRHRLDDVGSGSSSLNWLQICKKPTEEDSSKSYSPEFLGSGDRRFFTSAESQHDRQFAQGLSSYGGPAPEQPAPRSEPSGGQYTPEIATTILEQFGLEKDDLEYLLSYPEEQMNSENLPFILKQIRLQKQQKTPTATNPYADPQPTPGFSGMDRSGITRGTGICKDTVPSKPVQVSKVIEYGHTGKYTVAGNQAEKTSRVSSGGIERRFDSSYKEHPPKSTSEVKSSALVSSAAGFSSIRSSALPPTSDLTNQLQALSSPAPKRTFSLFPILEKDADVKLPKFEPFKLSTSQKQEQDSQTSKPSGSQFHEGKPATFVVNANRDDQSKTPKQLAGVVKKQQEAEKQKSQHDKEASDSVKRQAQLQQPALQKGPAPPPQRPPAAPLVSLLSFVPRPVGAAPPHPHFVQPPTSRQAFGMEMVSMGLPPEAKMKDYAATAPAAFPHVCSLCYAKCDAMKDWLSHQNTVLHTENCKILRKQYPEWNGEIESATSAQDKKDKTSASAQTQHESRSSPRQRCRASRSRKDQSSSRSRSRSRSRSRSRSRSHSSRRRRDSRGRRDRSRSSSRSRSPSPRRRHRRRKSSSSSRSRSKSRSRSPRRHHDSRKKKKKHSSRRSRSRSFEKQPSSRRRDEKRSPPRRSRERRQSLEKPAPRQRRSTSAENQAKRSIETSGAEPRSNKSNMEAVIKTLPPALLAKLSKIKPSSSSAVKPDPEQKQAKSPPSNLVKLRGVQTYLSYDDVRNAMELFGEIDSVVRYNSKLEAYVRFKSVEDAEKLKSIKSFNLKGVTIQVIAELDPTPPKDPKKPQQKSADSGVSVPQKSESGASRKPETPSSSAPGEWRIWSARGDSSASAGAEAKAKSEGAKNGSEGRPDAAGEDSGDAETMETEGSSSTKPSSEEKTAPKPAGDVSAEPTQEAAKPVKKWNSASDYCLNPASSETVGDLIEQFFQEEKLSCCKNQHQCLLKSFYGRLLLISNLPRYEDVCYSEEDVADLFYPFGFKYAVNTLYIIPQIGLALLLMPSPKELQNVAREAWDGVTFKGRELCLRPCYNNYAMTPFGFYKSTMKLMLFEVTDDGSRIVFIQDVSPAEIKELREVFLKNFTVRNFLPLLNKLFVEFESTQDVDQVGLSYSRHQRGRSHKLFRLKPPDSLSTTHVKSGLPPGTNPPFWITMKTAPYAFPTATPWFEFPEFTTVSRLKAISKLESQDSKSFGVMLTGLPEEGYTHEDVARLVWHHLYPRSLQTLYSDVIVLPLQRRAFVFFSSWSSCVNFVQEHLRKPFSVNGVPLNVLLVSKMMHPGSIEKIMYHSMMKWSKCDVAEPYYLENRLLFIETFEASVSLVVSIMKVVASIAPFNNYLPLGNRIYIEMIEPAAVTQVVRELSAVDSSQHDRWTEVGRIESLTSLQQRLWESGHFKVDLKTFSNSIKAQLRKERRHTFTLAPSKPASSAGSTVSESTKAGPDDAAPKKTEKPDNEISNPETCSSAAASEKLPDARESPEKGDKLSEGDHEVSAESSTAKTVESEMETPSETDSPGQETRTGKEEKTDGDPEKMDSEDKPLQEASTTESSGQDTANRGVEEDKTSTQTEPEQPGAEKETTNEISGSPKDDSATDKPTIARAEREDEKPKEDGTPAQREATPTREKTPQMDVPLQETEMSEAVVTDPGEEEGAYVILDAVEEDDAEDDRPKREEPVDPPGKERETGKKEKTDEDTEKMDPVEDQPVQEASTAESSGRKQANRVGEDEKISIKTEPEQPGAEKETTSEITDAPTDDSASDKPTIARSTRARRGKTKTDAEDEKPKRDETPTKRKATATREKTPQTEVPLSEAVVTDPGEEEGAYVILDAVEEDDAEEARPAAQKPKRGRPKKGTKTTKTQTAVLQSAVAADEDDLWQILDSVEDGAVDEEPPKEESNSETKTAASEDGDRRTSRRQMETEEGRASTLGGNEAGGAEEAGKTPTSAERRQKTEEEENEATATRTRRRPRKRARKAPVRKSTRGKPASAEDDREEEEEEESEPPLPASVESSWTRDIQTETQPESPEGRGQEGRGHEEEEGRRGDRVREEKEAISEAERPEPESRSEAETCDSLRPESTLGGNEAGGAEEDQPDQEEAERRDDDRTEESLTSVTTGEVGKTEEEENEATATRTRRRPRKRARKAPVRKSTRGKPASAEDDREEEEEEESEPPLPASVESSWTRDIQTETQPESPEGRGQEEDEGRHGDRVRVCKRRKELIGPEAKRSRSLSPRVDADSWLPPFDPDRPVGEEFTVRKWAFFCNLCSVFYLNEGSDRDPHCCSEAHYNNLQKYYQQRASGSSAEPQGSISD; encoded by the exons ATGTCCCGCCCGCCGTATATGCCGCCCTATGCTTCGGGGAATCAGACTTCCTCCCAGGACCAGTATGGACCCTCTGGACGGTCAGACAGGGAACCCTGGAGGGCACAGCATTACTCCGGACCTGATTTTGgcttcagctcttctgcagCTTCCTCCGCAACTCCCGACCACCTGGGGAGACCGGCCCCACCGGTTTTAGACCTGCCTGTGAGCTACAGGACCGAGCAGAGGACGGTCAGATCGGAAACAGACGTCAAGATTTCTGTGGACTCGTACCTCAGCAGAGTCCGGGAGGAAGTGAGACACGAGGCTTCGAGTCGTGGTCCTCGCTTTGCCGACACGCGAAGAGACGAGCTCTTTCCTCCTTCCAGCAGAGACGTGCCGTCCTATCCAGACGTGGACAGACATAGGCTGGACGATGTGGGAAGTGGCAGCAGCTCCTTGAACTGgttgcaaatctgcaaaaaaCCCACAGAGGAGGATTCTTCAAAATCTTATTCGCCTGAGTTTCTCGGCAGCGGTGACCGCAGATTTTTCACCTCCGCAGAAAGTCAACATGATAGACAATTCGCTCAGGGTTTAAGCAGTTATGGCGGTCCAGCGCCAGAACAACCAGCGCCTCGCAGTGAGCCCAGTGGGGGTCAGTACACTCCGGAAATTGCTACTACCATCCTCGAGCAGTTCGGTCTAGAAAAAGACGACTTGGAATATCTGCTTTCTTACCCTGAAGAACAGATGAACTCTGAAAATCTGCCTTTTATCTTGAAGCAGATTCGCcttcagaaacagcagaaaacccCGACGGCGACGAATCCGTACGCTGACCCCCAGCCCACCCCAGGCTTCAGTGGCATGGACAGATCGGGCATCACTCGGGGGACGGGGATTTGCAAGGACACTGTGCCATCCAAACCCGTCCAAGTAAGTAAAGTCATCGAGTACGGGCACACTGGGAAGTACACCGTGGCTGGGAATCAAGCTGAAAAGACGAGCAGAGTTTCCAGCGGCGGCATTGAAAGAAGGTTTGACAGCAGTTACAAAGAACATCCGCCCAAAAGTACGTCAGAGGTGAAGAGCAGTGCCCTGGTCTCTTCAGCTGCCGGTTTCAGCTCAATCAGAAGCTCCGCGCTTCCTCCAACCAGCGATCTGACCAATCAGCTGCAGGCCCTATCGAGCCCGGCTCCTAAAAGAACCTTCAGCCTTTTCCCTATTTTAGAGAAAGACGCCGACGTAAAACTTCCCAAGTTTGAACCCTTCAAACTCTCGACTTCACAAAAACAGGAGCAGGATTCCCAAACGTCAAAGCCGTCTGGCTCTCAGTTCCACGAGGGAAAACCCGCCACGTTCGTGGTGAACGCCAACCGTGACGATCAGAGCAAAACTCCAAAGCAGCTCGCAGGGGTGGTTAAGAAGCAGCAGGAGGCGGAGAAGCAGAAGAGTCAACACGACAAGGAAGCGTCAGACTCGGTGAAGCGACAAGCGCAGCTGCAGCAGCCGGCGCTTCAGAAAGGTCCAGCTCCGCCGCCGCAGCGTCCTCCTGCTGCGCCGCTCGTTTCTTTGCTCTCTTTCGTCCCGAGGCCCGTCGGCGCCGCTCCACCTCACCCTCATTTCGTGCAGCCTCCCACCAGCCGGCAGGCCTTTGGGATGGAGATGGTCTCCATGGGGTTGCCGCCCGAGGCCAAGATGAAGGACTACGCTGCGACGGCGCCGGCGGCGTTTCCACACGTCTGCTCTCTGTGTTACGCAAAATGTGACGCCATGAAG GACTGGCTGTCCCACCAGAACACCGTCCTTCACACCGAGAACTGCAAGATCCTCCGAAAACA ATATCCAGAATGGAATGGTGAGATAGAATCAGCCACCAG tgctcaagataaaaaagataagacCTCAGCTTCTGCCCAGACTCAACACGAGTCCAGAAGCAGCCCCCGCCAGCGCTGCCGCGCCTCGAGGAGCAGGAAGGATCAGTCCAGCAGTCGGTCccggtccaggtccaggtccaggtccaggtccaggtcccgGTCGCACAGCTCCCGTCGCCGCCGCGACTCGAGGGGCAGAAGGGACAGGTCCAGAAGCAGCTCCCGCTCCCGCTCTCCCAGCCCGCGGCGCCgtcacagaagaagaaagtccAGCAGCAGTTCTCGGTCCCGTTCAAAGTCCCGGTCCCGCAGCCCCCGTCGCCACCATGACtccaggaagaaaaagaagaaacacagcAGCCGCAG ATCACGTTCGAGGAGCTTCGAAAAACAACCTTCGTCCAGGAGGCGAGATGAGAAACGGTCGCCTCCGAGGAGAAGTCGAGAAAGAAGACAGTCGTTGGAGAAACCCGCCCCTCGGCAGAGGAGGTCAACCAGCGCCGAAAACCAGGCCAAGAGATCCATCGAGACCTCGG GAGCCGAGCCTCGGTCGAACAAGTCCAACATGGAGGCTGTAATTAAAACTCTGCCTCCAGCCTTACTGGCTAAGCTGTCGAAGAtaaaaccatcatcatcatcagctgtAAAGCCTGATCCTGAGCAGAAACAG GCGAAGTCTCCGCCCTCAAACCTGGTGAAGCTCAGAGGGGTCCAGACCTATCTGTCGTACGACGACGTGCGAAACGCCATGGAGCTGTTCGGGGAAATCGACTCGGTCGTCCGGTACAACTCCAAGCTGGAG gCGTACGTGCGCTTCAAGAGCGTTGAAGACGCTGAGAAACTGAAGAGCATCAAGAGCTTCAACCTGAAGGGAGTCACGATTCAGGTCATCGCAGAG CTGGACCCGACGCCTCCCAAAGATCCGAAAAAACCTCAGCA AAAATCTGCTGATTCGGGCGTCTCTGTGCCTCAGAAATCTGAATCCGGCGCTTCCAGAAAGCCTGAAACTCCTTCGTCTTCAGCCCCCGGAGAGTGGAGGATCTGGAGCGCCAGAGGCGACAGTTCGGCTTCTGCAGGAGCCgaggcaaaagcaaaaagcgAAGGAGCTAAAAATGGGTCAGAAGGTCGGCCGGACGCCGCCGGAGAAGACTCAGGAGACGCAGAGACGATGGAAACTGAAGGTTCTTCTTCTACTAAACCCA GTTCTGAAGAGAAAACGGCGCCGAAACCTGCCGGCGACGTTTCGGCCGAACCGACGCAGGAAGCCGCCAAACCCGTGAAGAAGTGGAACTCCGCGTCCGACTACTGCCTGAATCCCGCTTCCTCCGAGACCGTCGGGGATCTGATTGAGCAGTTTTTCCAGGAAGAAAAACTGA GCTGCTGTAAGAATCAGCATCAGTGCCTTTTGAAAAGC ttttatggGCGGTTGTTGTTGATCAGCAACCTTCCTCGCTATGAAGACGTCTGCTACTCCGAGGAAGACGTCGCTGATCTGTTCTACCCGTTTGGGTTCAAATACGCAGTCAACACTCTCTATATTATTCCTCAAATCGGCCTG GCCTTGTTGCTCATGCCGAGTCCGAAGGAGCTGCAGAACGTCGCCAGGGAGGCGTGGGACGGCGTTACATTTAAAGGGCGGGAACTCTGTTTGAGGCCTTGCTATAACAACTATGCTATGACACCG tttgggttttacaAATCCACGATGAAACTCATGCTTTTT gaagtgactgaTGACGGATCGAGGATCGTCTTCATCCAGGACGTCTCGCCGGCTGAAATCAAGGAGCTCAGGGAAGTTTTCCTAAAAAACTTCACCGTCAGAAACTTCCTGCCTCTGCTCAACAAG ctgtttgtGGAGTTCGAGTCGACTCAGGACGTCGATCAGGTCGGACTTTCCTACAGCCGACACCAACGAGGCCGTTCACACAAGCTGTTCAGACTGAAGCCGCCCGACAGTCTGTCCACGACGCACG TGAAGTCTGGCCTCCCGCCGGGCACCAACCCGCCATTTTGGATCACCATGAAAACGGCTCCATATGCGTTCCCTACAGCCACCCCGTGGTTCGAATTCCCag AATTCACCACAGTCAGCAGACTCAAGGCCATTTCA AAACTGGAGTCTCAGGACTCAAAGTCGTTCGGCGTCATGCTGACGGGTTTGCCGGAGGAAGGCTACACCCACGAGGACGTGGCCAGGCTGGTGTGGCATCATTTGTACCCGAGGAGCCTTCAGACTCTGTACTCGGACGTGATCGTGCTGCCGCTGCAGAGGAGG GCGTTCGTGTTTTTCAGCAGCTGGTCGTCATGCGTCAATTTTGTCCAGGAGCACCTGAGGAAACCGTTTTCTGTCAACGGCGTCCCTCTGAACGTCCTCCTCGTCTCGAAGATGATGCATCCCGGATCAATCGAG aaaataatgtaccacagcatgatgaaATGGAGCAAGTGT GACGTTGCTGAGCCGTACTACCTGGAGAATCGGCTGCTGTTTATCGAGACCTTCGAGGCCTCCGTCAGCCTCGTGGTTTCCATCATGAAAGTGGTGGCATCCATCGCTCCTTTCAACAACTACTTGCCGCTCGGCAACAGG ATCTACATCGAGATGATTGAGCCCGCCGCCGTGACTCAGGTGGTTCGGGAGCTTTCTGCTGTGGATTCATCTCAGCACGACAGATG gACTGAGGTTGGACGCATTGAATC tttgacgAGCCTACAGCAGCGTCTTTGGGAATCCGGCCATTTTAAGGTCGATCTGAAAACTTTCTCAAACTCCATCAAGGCCCAGCTTCGAAAAGAACGGCGGCACACCTTCACGCTCGCTCCTTCCAAACCAGCATCCTCTGCAGGATCCACAGTCTCTGAGTCCACCAAGGCAGGGCCAGATGATGCAGCACCGAAGAAGACTGAGAAACCAGACAATGAGATCTCAAATCCAGAAACTtgttcttcagctgcagcttccgAAAAGTTACCAGACGCTCGCGAGTCTCCTGAAAAGGGAGATAAACTCTCGGAGGGTGACCACGAGGTGTCAGCAGAGAGCAGCACTGCGAAAACTGTCGAGTCAGAAATGGAAACGCCATCAGAGACGGATTCACCTGGACAGGAAACCAGGacaggaaaagaggaaaagactGATGGGGATCCTGAGAAGATGGACTCTGAAGATAAACCTCTCCAAGAAGCTTCAACGACAGAAAGTTCTGGTCAAGATACGGCTAACAGAGGAGTCGAAGAGGACAAGACATCGACTCAAACCGAACCTGAACAACCTGGAGCGgaaaaagaaactacaaacGAGATTTCAGGGTCTCCTAAGGACGACTCTGCCACTGACAAACCAACCATCGCAAGAGCAGAAAGAGAAGATGAGAAACCCAAAGAGGACGGCACCCCCGCACAACGGGAGGCCACACCCACAAGAGAGAAAACGCCACAAATGGACGTTCCTTTGCAGGAAACGGAGATGAGTGAAGCTGTGGTGACTGACCCAGGGGAGGAGGAAGGCGCTTATGTCATATTAGATGCCGTGGAGGAAGATGATGCTGAAGATGATCGACCAAAGAGAGAAGAGCCAGTGGATCCACCTGGAAAGGAACGGGAGacgggaaaaaaggaaaagaccGACGAGGATACGGAGAAAATGGACCCCGTTGAAGATCAACCTGTTCAAGAAGCTTCAACGGCAGAGAGTTCTGGTAGAAAACAGGCCAACAGAGTCGGAGAGGATGAAAAGATATCGATTAAAACCGAACCTGAACAACCTGGAGCGGAAAAAGAAACGACGAGCGAGATTACAGACGCTCCTACAGACGACTCCGCCTCTGACAAACCAACCATTGCAAGATCTACCAGAGCAAGAAGAGGAAAAACTAAGACTGATGCTGAAGATGAGAAACCCAAGAGAGATGAAACCCCAACAAAAAGGAAGGCCACAGCCACAAGagaaaaaacaccacaaaccgAAGTTCCTCTGAGTGAAGCTGTGGTGACCGACCCAGGGGAGGAGGAAGGCGCTTATGTCATATTAGATGCTGTGGAGGAAGATGATGCTGAAGAGGCTCGACCAGCAGCACAAAAACCAAAGAGAGGAAGACCAAAAAAAGGCACCAAGACAACCAAAACCCAAACTGCGGTTTTACAGAGTGCTGTGGCGGCTGACGAAGACGACCTCTGGCAGATCTTGGACTCGGTGGAAGATGGCGCTGTGGATGAAGAGCCTCCCAAAGAAGAGTCTAACAGCGAGACGAAGACGGCAGCCTCCGAGGACGGCGACAGGAGGACGAGTCGGCGTCAGATGGAGACTGAAGAAGGACGGGCG AGCACTCTGGGTGGAAACGAAGCCGGCGGCGCCGAGGAAGCTGGGAAAACGCCAACATCTGCTGAACGCAGACAGAAgactgaagaggaggaaaacgAAGCGACAGCAACCAGAACGAGGCGCCGACCGAGGAAGAGAGCGAGGAAGGCTCCTG TGAGAAAATCCACCCGAGGGAAACCGGCGAGCGCCGAGGacgacagagaagaagaagaagaagaagaaagcgaGCCGCCGCTTCCTGCCTCAGTGGAGTCCTCCTGGACTCGGGACATTCAGACAGAAACCCAGCCTGAGAGTCCTGAGGGACGCGGACAGGAGGGACGTGgacacgaggaggaggagggacgcCGCGGGGACAGAGTCAGAG AAGAAAAGGAGGCGATTTCAGAGGCCGAGCGACCAGAACCTGAGTCCAGAAGTGAAGCAGAAACCTGTGACTCTCTGAGGCCTGAG AGCACTCTGGGTGGAAACGAAGCCGGCGGCGCCGAGGAAGACCAACCGGATCAGGAGGAAGCTGAACGCAGAGATGACGACAGAACAG AGGAGAGTTTGACCTCCGTGACGACAGGCGAGGTCGGAAAgactgaagaggaggaaaacgAAGCGACAGCAACCAGAACGAGGCGCCGACCGAGGAAGAGAGCGAGGAAGGCTCCTG